Part of the Blastocatellia bacterium genome is shown below.
ATGTGAGCACAGCGGCAGCATCGGCCAATTCGGCTCGATCGTCCTTCACCGGATCGTGCGCCAGAACGACCGAGTAAAGCAGCGAATCCGGCAGTAGCGCCTCTTCGTAGAACAGCCCGCCCTTGACGACAGTGCGCTTGTCGTTATCAATCTTGATCCGCGCTTGCACTTCCGTGGACAGCTTCACAAAATCTCGGAAGGCGTTGTCGGGAAGCACGAGCAGGCTTTTCGTGATCTTGCTCTTCCAAAACGCATATTCTGATCCAGCGGGCACTGCGTGCTGGGATAGCCAGTTGGCGATGGCCGTCACCTTGTCGTCGCCACGAAACCCGAAAGCGTACTCTTCCAAGAGCACTTGATCGCCAGCAGCCACATCAGAGCCGCTTTCCACTCCCAGCACGGTTTGATCGCCCGACGGCGTCGGTACAGTCCAATCGAGCGCGACGCCTGCGATCTGCGCATCGCGGCGAAATCGTTCGAGCACGGTCGGCGACGTGCAATAGGCGAAGATGCCTTTGAGCGAACGCACAGGGAAAAGCAAAATTCGCGCGTCGGTGAACGTCGCAGCCGCTGCAAATCCGCTTTCCTCCGACCCGATCTTATCCGGCCCGAACGCAAGTTCAATTTTGCGCCTGCTGGAATTATCAGTGAATTTGAACTCGAACCACTCGCGCA
Proteins encoded:
- the cmr4 gene encoding type III-B CRISPR module RAMP protein Cmr4, whose product is MFKRASLMFLYTETPLHAGSGTSLGVVDLPIQREKYTDFPVIQASGIKGAVREWFEFKFTDNSSRRKIELAFGPDKIGSEESGFAAAATFTDARILLFPVRSLKGIFAYCTSPTVLERFRRDAQIAGVALDWTVPTPSGDQTVLGVESGSDVAAGDQVLLEEYAFGFRGDDKVTAIANWLSQHAVPAGSEYAFWKSKITKSLLVLPDNAFRDFVKLSTEVQARIKIDNDKRTVVKGGLFYEEALLPDSLLYSVVLAHDPVKDDRAELADAAAVLTFLRGIDGQRLQLGGDATIGRGIVSVRFYSKQEKQSEQQKEGQGNG